AGCGGGCGCCCAGTTCCTCGGTCACCTTGTCCTATGCCCTGGACGAGTGGATGCGCCTGACAGAGATGGAAGACAGCACTCGCAAGACCTACGAGGGCTACATCAAGAGGACCATCAAGCCAGCCCTCGGCGAGCAGCCCGCCAAAAAGGTCAACGCTCGCACCCTGGAAAGCTTCTACAACGAACTACGCCGCTGCCGTGCGCGGTGCGACGGCAAGCCGTTCATCGAGAAGCACAAGTCCGACGAGCTGGACCACGACTGCCAAGCCGCAGAATGCCGCGCGCACAAGTGCCGCCCCATGGCCGCGTCCACGGTGCGCCAGATCCACGCCATCTTGAGCGGCACATTCGGCGCCGCGAAGCGCTGGGGCTGGCTCAACGAGAACCCGGCCCTCATCGCCCGGCGCCCCAAGCAGAAGGCCCCGGAGCCGGACCCACCCACCGCCGCCGAGGCAGCACGCCTGGTCGAAGCCGCCTTCAAGATGGATGCCGACTGGGGCACCCTCGTCTGGCTGGCCATGACGACAGGCGTCCGGCGTGGCGAGTTGGTTGGCTTGCGCTTCTCCCGCGTCGACCTAGACGCCGAGGTCATCGACCTGCGCTACAACTGGGTCGGCGGCAAGGAGAAGGACACCAAGACCCACCAGAACCGCCGCATCGCCCTCGACTCCGAGACCGTCACCCTGCTCCGGGAGCACCGGAAGCGCGTCGAACGACGTCTCAAGGACCTGGGCGCCAAGTTCCACGAAGACCTCTTCGTCTTCTCGGGCAGCAAGACGCCGGACCACTCCGAGCCCTACTCCCCCAACGCCGTGACGCAGCGATACAAGGACATGGCCACCCGCCTCGGCATCAAGACCCACCTACACGCGTTACGCCACTTCAGCGCCACAGAACTGCTGTCCGCCGGAATCGACCTGCGAACCGTCGCAGGCCGCCTCGGCCACGGCGGAGGCGGCGCTACGACGCTGCGCGTCTACGCCGCATGGGTCGCCGCCACCGACCGCAAAGCCGCCGAAATCCTCGGCACCCGTTTGCCCAAACTTGACCTGCGCGATTCCAGCAGGAGCCCTCATGTCGACGACTAGATATGAGATCGTTAGCATTCGAAGGCTAACGATGCCTGAAGATCGGGCGACAGAAGGCCGGAGAGCGACTTCGTCACCGAGAGGGGGAGCGATGACAACACCAAGATCTTGCAAAAAGGTGAACACATCGTCCAGCGGATTGCTATTTTCCTCCTGCTTAGACACGGGTTACTTATCGACCTACAAACACCAATCAAGATCATCCACCAAGAACCCCGCTTCAATATGGTGCATTGATCCCAGTAGTGAATGTCACGTTTTCTGTGTAGCCGAAGCTAGCGGCTGGATAGATAACAAAGGGAACCATTGGTCCGTAGCCAGCAGAAGAGTAACCCCCTTCGGCACCCGAGGAGAGCGGTTAGCTTACTTCGAGTGCCCAGTCAATCACAATGATCCACATCACGGATATCCGGTTCACGGAAGAAAATCATTGCCTAGTCGGAAATTTCCACCCGATGAACTCGTAGAAGCTTGGTTCAAATCAGGACAGATCACCTACACCGAGCGCCAGCGCATCCTAACTAGGCGATGGTGAATATGTCGCGTCTATTAACATTCAACCTGACCGTTCCAGGCCAATGGCGCGACCTCTGGCTCTACAAAGAAAAAATGTACCTCTGGGATCGAACCGGCACGATCTACTACGCGAAGCTGGACGATATAGTCAAGTTCACTGCGAAACATTACTCGCTCGGGAAGTCACTGCTTCTGCAAACCCTGTCATTCCGATACGACTGGAAAGCAGGGGAGCAATCTCGCCTCATGATGCGCCTACCTGATATGGAATCAGTATTCCTACGCCCCTTTGGCGAGGAAGGATCGGTATCGATCGAGTACCCACGTGAACTTCTTCGAAAAGGAACGTCCGAAGCATACGACGGCGCAGTACTGGACACCTCGATATATGCCAATCGCCTCTACCTTGGCACTATCGATGGACTACTAGAGTCGTACATCCATCCAAAGTTTGGCGAACGCGCATACAAATTGGATCGACAACTTGAACACCGGGTCACCTGCTTAACCGTGGGCTACGCCGCAATAAACGCATCCGCAGAGGAAGAGGGGTTACACTTTAGCAAGATCGCATTTAGCCAGGACCGATTCGAGAGTCCCGGGTTCAAGCAGGCCAATTTTCGCCAGATTGCCGACGTTTCATACTCCGCCTCTCATGCTGGCCGAGACCTTCTAAATTACGAGAGCGGCGCAACCCCTACTTTCCTGCGCGCCAAGGTCGAGAAGCACTCAGGCGATGCTCTACAGTATGAGAACACCACAGTTGTCGGCTACGAGGACCAACATTCCAGGCTAACACTTGCGGATTTCATCAATGCGTCTCGTATCAAATACCCGGGAACGCCAGACGACGCTCGAGTGCTTGGCAATTCGGGCTCAGAGATAATCATTTCAATCAATGGGCACATTAGAGTAGTAAGCCTAAAAAGCTCGGTCGGCAAAGAAGTGTCGATCGACCCCAACCAAAGGTTCAAGAATCTAGATTCCGCCGACATCG
The genomic region above belongs to Amycolatopsis sp. YIM 10 and contains:
- a CDS encoding site-specific integrase — its product is MSRAVEGRSRGRIEERGSSLRVVVYAGTDPVTGKRSYLREKVDGTDKAAQKRAEKVLNRLLTQADEQRAPSSSVTLSYALDEWMRLTEMEDSTRKTYEGYIKRTIKPALGEQPAKKVNARTLESFYNELRRCRARCDGKPFIEKHKSDELDHDCQAAECRAHKCRPMAASTVRQIHAILSGTFGAAKRWGWLNENPALIARRPKQKAPEPDPPTAAEAARLVEAAFKMDADWGTLVWLAMTTGVRRGELVGLRFSRVDLDAEVIDLRYNWVGGKEKDTKTHQNRRIALDSETVTLLREHRKRVERRLKDLGAKFHEDLFVFSGSKTPDHSEPYSPNAVTQRYKDMATRLGIKTHLHALRHFSATELLSAGIDLRTVAGRLGHGGGGATTLRVYAAWVAATDRKAAEILGTRLPKLDLRDSSRSPHVDD